In Edaphobacter dinghuensis, one genomic interval encodes:
- a CDS encoding efflux transporter outer membrane subunit encodes MTTLRFKVAIYPAIAAAVLLTGCRVGPKYHTPPATAQAPPISYKESPTQFKDTDGWKVAQPQDAMLHGKWWEIYNDSELNALEDQVNINNQNIKEYFQNFMAARALVREARAQFFPTASIGPSYTRSRSSANLKNSTGTGGTSAGAQSSLISMPLDVSWEPDLWGRIRNTVDAARFQAQISAADLENERLSEQADLAEFFFELRGQDALQALYASTIEADKKALDLARARYETGVDDQISVVEAQNTLQSAESESINLGVARAQYEHAIAVLIGTNPSSFSIPVKPLNAQPPAVPIGMPSQLLERRPDIAASERAMAVANAQIGIAYAAFYPNLTLSASGGFNSSSLGKLFDWPSRFWSIGPSISETVLDVGLRTAGAQQYTATYNASVATYRETVLTAFQQVEDYLASVRILSQQILKEQEAVLSAQRFVDLETARYKTGIDPYVDVVTAQTTLLTNQRTLATLEIQSMTSSVQLIQALGGGWDRTQLPTPSQVSAAPSKADTAIQK; translated from the coding sequence ATGACTACACTTCGTTTCAAAGTCGCCATCTACCCCGCCATCGCAGCGGCTGTGCTTCTTACCGGCTGCCGGGTCGGCCCCAAATATCACACTCCTCCAGCGACGGCCCAGGCCCCGCCGATCTCGTACAAAGAATCCCCCACGCAGTTCAAGGACACCGATGGTTGGAAGGTCGCTCAACCCCAGGATGCCATGCTTCATGGCAAATGGTGGGAGATCTACAACGACTCCGAGTTGAATGCGCTCGAAGATCAGGTCAACATCAACAACCAGAACATAAAAGAATACTTTCAAAATTTTATGGCGGCGCGCGCGCTTGTTCGCGAAGCTCGCGCTCAATTCTTTCCAACGGCATCGATTGGCCCGTCGTATACGCGCTCTCGCTCCTCAGCTAATCTTAAAAATTCGACTGGAACGGGTGGTACCAGCGCCGGTGCGCAAAGCTCGCTCATCTCGATGCCTCTCGATGTATCGTGGGAGCCGGACTTGTGGGGCCGCATTCGCAATACTGTTGACGCCGCGCGTTTCCAGGCACAGATCAGTGCAGCCGATCTGGAGAACGAGCGTCTTAGCGAACAGGCGGATCTTGCTGAGTTCTTCTTCGAGCTTCGGGGCCAGGACGCTTTGCAGGCTCTCTATGCCTCTACGATCGAAGCCGACAAAAAAGCGCTCGACCTCGCTCGCGCCCGCTATGAGACCGGCGTTGACGATCAAATTTCCGTTGTCGAAGCACAGAACACGTTACAGAGTGCCGAATCGGAGTCAATTAATCTCGGCGTAGCCCGTGCTCAATATGAGCATGCCATTGCGGTTCTTATAGGCACCAACCCATCCAGCTTCTCCATTCCGGTCAAGCCGCTCAACGCTCAACCACCTGCTGTTCCTATTGGGATGCCTTCGCAGCTTTTGGAGCGCCGTCCCGACATTGCCGCCTCCGAGCGCGCGATGGCAGTTGCCAACGCACAGATTGGCATAGCCTACGCTGCTTTCTATCCAAACCTTACTCTGAGTGCTTCAGGAGGTTTCAACAGTTCTTCCCTCGGAAAACTCTTCGATTGGCCGAGCCGCTTTTGGTCTATCGGCCCATCCATCTCGGAGACCGTCCTCGATGTGGGCCTGCGCACCGCAGGCGCACAACAATACACCGCCACCTACAATGCCAGCGTTGCCACTTATCGCGAGACGGTCCTCACCGCCTTTCAGCAGGTTGAAGATTATCTTGCTTCGGTCCGCATCCTCTCCCAGCAGATCCTTAAGGAGCAGGAAGCAGTCCTATCGGCACAACGCTTTGTCGATTTGGAGACTGCGCGCTATAAGACTGGAATCGATCCGTATGTCGACGTCGTTACGGCACAGACTACGCTGCTCACCAATCAGCGCACGCTTGCCACGCTTGAGATTCAGAGCATGACATCATCGGTGCAACTGATACAGGCGCTTGGCGGAGGGTGGGATAGGACGCAGCTTCCGACCCCATCCCAGGTCAGCGCTGCGCCCAGCAAAGCCGACACCGCTATCCAAAAATAG
- a CDS encoding efflux RND transporter permease subunit yields the protein MNISAPFIHRPVATTLLTIAIAIAGAIAFTVLPVSPLPQVDFPTISVNAGLPGASAEIMASSVATPLERQFGHIAGVTEMTSSSSLGSTQITIQFDLSRNIDGAARDVQAAINAARTYLPANLPGNPTYRKVNPADAAIMILTLTSDKYDPGTLYDEASTVLQQKLSQIEGVGQVSVGGGALPSVRVEVNPTKLASYGLTMANLQAQLSLQNSALAKGQITDGNITADILANDQISKAVDYKPLIVGYKNGAAIHLSDVADVIDSVENIRNGGYLNGKRAINIIIHREPGANIIDTNDRILAAIPSMKASIPQGIDITVMLDRTTTIRASVHDVEWTLLLSIILVIFVVFVFLRNVRATLIPAVAVPVSLIGTLAVMYLFGYSIDNLSLMALTISTGFVVDDAIVVMENITRHLEAGMSSFAATIKGAQEIGFTVMSISFSLIAVFIPLILMGGIVGRLFREFAITLSTAILVSMVISLTTTPTMCAYILKDEHKQKHGRLYMANERFFEWVLSLYRRTLHWVLDNPGLTLTVLFLTILLNVAIVLKIPKGFFPQQDTGAIAGGIQGPQDASFPAMDAATKQVEDVVMKDPAVQTVIAFTGGGNTGFVYITLKPLDVRKIGAPEVINRLRPKLDKLTGASTFLQASQDLRIGGRSSNALYQYTLQADNIADLSKWGPIVLEHMKHLPGLQDVNTDQQNGGLDLLLNYDRVRAASLGQTAQSLDSSLYSAFGQSQVSVIYTQLNQYYVVLEVAPPYWQSPEGLKNIYLRPGGTTNPTSTGNVPLYTMATSRADTIPLSLPHTGLFPSTTISFNLAPGVSLSDATLAINQMQDRLGIPATVHGFFAGTLQAYQDSLGTEPILVLTALFAVYIVLGILYESLVHPITILSTLPSASVGAMLALLLFHEDLNVISIIGIVLLIGIVKKNAIMMIDFALQVEREQGMSPEDAIFEACMLRFRPILMTTTAALFGAIPLAFGTGMGSELRRPLGITIVGGLLVSQLLTLYTTPVVYLTLDRLRLRIQGRKHDTFHAAVGPTPATD from the coding sequence ATGAACATCTCCGCGCCCTTTATCCATCGACCTGTTGCGACGACTCTACTGACGATCGCGATCGCAATCGCTGGAGCGATAGCCTTCACCGTGCTTCCTGTCTCTCCGTTGCCCCAGGTCGATTTTCCTACGATCTCGGTCAATGCAGGTCTTCCCGGAGCCAGCGCGGAGATTATGGCTTCGTCTGTGGCTACGCCGCTGGAGCGGCAGTTTGGCCATATTGCCGGCGTCACCGAGATGACCTCTTCGAGCAGTCTCGGCTCGACGCAGATCACCATTCAGTTTGATCTGAGCCGCAATATCGACGGCGCGGCACGCGATGTTCAGGCTGCGATCAATGCAGCGCGCACCTATCTTCCCGCCAACCTTCCCGGAAACCCCACGTATCGTAAGGTCAATCCGGCAGACGCCGCGATCATGATCCTTACGCTGACGTCGGACAAGTATGATCCGGGAACCCTCTATGACGAAGCCTCCACGGTGCTTCAGCAAAAGCTCTCGCAGATTGAGGGTGTGGGACAGGTAAGCGTCGGTGGTGGTGCGCTCCCATCGGTTCGTGTCGAAGTGAACCCCACCAAGCTGGCGAGCTATGGACTGACGATGGCCAATCTTCAGGCACAGCTCAGTCTGCAGAACTCTGCCCTTGCCAAAGGACAGATTACCGACGGCAACATCACCGCAGATATTCTGGCCAACGATCAGATATCAAAGGCGGTGGATTACAAGCCCCTGATCGTCGGCTATAAAAACGGTGCGGCAATTCATCTATCCGATGTCGCGGATGTGATCGACTCTGTGGAGAATATCCGCAACGGTGGATATCTCAACGGCAAACGAGCCATCAACATCATCATTCACCGCGAGCCGGGCGCCAACATCATCGACACCAACGATCGGATTCTCGCTGCGATTCCTTCGATGAAGGCCTCTATTCCGCAGGGGATCGATATCACGGTCATGCTCGATCGCACGACCACTATTCGGGCTTCGGTTCACGACGTGGAATGGACGCTTCTGCTCTCGATCATTCTCGTCATCTTTGTCGTTTTTGTATTTCTCAGGAATGTGCGCGCAACGCTTATTCCAGCGGTTGCGGTGCCTGTTTCCCTCATCGGCACCTTGGCTGTGATGTATCTCTTCGGCTATAGCATCGACAACTTGTCGCTGATGGCGCTCACCATCTCTACGGGTTTCGTCGTCGACGACGCTATCGTCGTCATGGAAAATATTACTCGCCATCTTGAAGCTGGCATGAGCTCTTTTGCTGCGACGATCAAAGGTGCGCAGGAGATCGGCTTCACCGTCATGTCGATCAGCTTCTCGCTCATCGCGGTATTTATTCCGTTGATTCTGATGGGCGGGATCGTCGGCAGGCTCTTCCGTGAATTCGCGATTACGCTTTCGACCGCCATCCTCGTCTCGATGGTCATCTCTCTGACGACCACGCCTACGATGTGCGCGTACATCCTGAAAGACGAGCACAAACAAAAGCATGGCCGCCTTTACATGGCGAACGAGAGATTCTTTGAGTGGGTGCTCTCACTCTATCGTCGAACGTTGCACTGGGTTCTCGACAACCCTGGTCTTACGCTCACCGTTCTCTTTCTTACCATTCTGTTGAATGTTGCCATTGTCCTGAAGATCCCCAAAGGCTTCTTTCCCCAGCAGGATACAGGTGCGATTGCAGGCGGAATCCAGGGCCCGCAGGACGCATCTTTTCCGGCGATGGACGCTGCTACGAAGCAGGTAGAAGATGTCGTCATGAAAGATCCAGCCGTCCAGACCGTGATTGCATTTACGGGTGGCGGCAACACGGGCTTTGTCTATATCACACTGAAGCCGCTTGATGTGCGTAAGATCGGTGCTCCTGAAGTCATCAACCGCTTGCGGCCGAAGCTCGATAAGCTTACCGGAGCTTCTACTTTTCTTCAGGCTTCGCAGGACCTTCGTATCGGTGGACGCTCGAGCAACGCTCTTTATCAGTACACGCTGCAAGCCGATAATATCGCCGACCTCTCAAAATGGGGTCCGATTGTGTTGGAGCATATGAAGCATCTGCCTGGTCTGCAGGACGTCAATACAGATCAGCAAAATGGCGGACTCGATCTTTTACTGAATTATGATCGCGTCAGAGCTGCCAGCCTGGGACAGACGGCTCAATCGCTCGACTCATCACTCTACAGTGCCTTTGGCCAGTCCCAAGTTTCTGTTATCTATACTCAGCTTAATCAGTACTATGTTGTTCTTGAGGTTGCGCCGCCGTATTGGCAGAGCCCCGAGGGCCTCAAAAATATCTACCTGCGCCCTGGAGGAACTACTAATCCGACCTCCACCGGCAACGTTCCTCTTTACACGATGGCAACGAGCCGGGCCGATACCATTCCACTGTCGCTGCCGCATACGGGGCTGTTTCCTTCTACGACCATCTCTTTCAATCTTGCTCCTGGTGTCTCGCTGAGCGATGCGACTCTTGCGATTAATCAGATGCAGGACCGCTTGGGGATTCCCGCTACTGTTCACGGCTTCTTCGCCGGTACGCTGCAGGCCTATCAGGATTCGCTCGGCACAGAGCCTATTCTCGTACTGACCGCGCTCTTTGCTGTCTACATTGTGCTCGGTATTCTTTACGAGAGTTTGGTTCATCCCATCACAATTCTGTCGACGCTGCCGTCGGCCAGCGTGGGTGCTATGCTGGCACTTCTTCTCTTCCACGAAGACCTGAACGTAATCTCTATCATCGGTATCGTGCTGCTGATAGGCATCGTAAAAAAGAATGCCATCATGATGATCGACTTCGCACTTCAGGTCGAGCGCGAGCAGGGGATGAGTCCCGAGGATGCCATCTTCGAAGCCTGCATGCTTCGCTTCCGTCCTATTCTGATGACCACGACAGCCGCATTGTTTGGGGCCATCCCGCTTGCGTTTGGAACTGGCATGGGCTCGGAGCTGCGTCGTCCACTGGGCATCACTATCGTAGGAGGTCTGCTCGTGAGCCAACTCCTGACGCTTTACACCACTCCCGTCGTTTACCTTACCCTCGACCGCTTGCGTCTTCGCATCCAGGGCAGAAAACACGACACGTTTCATGCTGCGGTCGGCCCAACACCGGCCACAGATTAA
- a CDS encoding ribonucleotide-diphosphate reductase subunit beta, which produces MSTKAPNSILDPGLSLTLRPMQYPVFFEMFKDGIKNTWTVEEVDFSTDLVDLRSRLTPAEIHLIQRLVAFFATGDSIVSNNLVLNLYKHINSPEARLYLSRQLYEEAVHVQFYLTLLDNYVPDPDARAAAFAAVENIPSITKKAQFCMRWMDSIQKLDELRTPEEQKQFVLNLICFAGCIEGLFFFAAFAYVYFLRSRGLLNGLAAGTNWVFRDESCHLEFAFEVVNVVRSQHPELFDAALESDVVAMMKEAVDCELQFAEDLLSGGVAGLSVREMRQYLEYVADSRVVRLGMKPIFGSKNPFAFMELQDVQELANFFERRVSAYQVAVAGEVAFHDDF; this is translated from the coding sequence ATGTCAACGAAAGCACCTAACTCTATTCTCGATCCAGGCTTGTCTCTTACGCTGCGACCGATGCAGTATCCCGTGTTCTTTGAGATGTTCAAGGATGGGATTAAAAATACATGGACCGTAGAAGAGGTTGATTTCTCAACCGACCTCGTGGACCTGCGGTCGCGCCTTACACCTGCCGAGATTCACCTGATTCAGCGGTTGGTTGCGTTCTTTGCCACAGGAGATTCAATCGTCTCAAACAATCTTGTATTGAATCTCTATAAGCACATCAATTCGCCCGAGGCGAGACTTTATCTGTCGCGGCAACTGTACGAAGAGGCTGTGCATGTGCAGTTCTACCTGACACTGCTTGATAACTATGTTCCCGATCCGGATGCCCGGGCGGCAGCGTTTGCAGCAGTCGAGAACATTCCTTCCATTACGAAAAAAGCACAGTTTTGCATGCGCTGGATGGACTCGATCCAAAAGCTCGATGAGCTGCGCACGCCAGAGGAGCAGAAGCAGTTTGTCCTGAATCTGATCTGTTTTGCAGGATGCATCGAAGGCCTCTTCTTTTTTGCGGCATTTGCCTATGTCTATTTTCTGCGCTCGCGCGGATTGCTGAATGGACTAGCAGCAGGAACGAACTGGGTCTTCCGCGACGAGAGTTGCCATCTGGAGTTTGCGTTCGAGGTAGTAAATGTAGTGCGATCACAACATCCGGAGCTGTTCGACGCTGCACTCGAATCAGATGTTGTTGCAATGATGAAAGAGGCCGTGGACTGCGAACTGCAGTTTGCCGAAGATCTTCTCTCCGGCGGCGTTGCAGGGCTCTCCGTGCGTGAGATGCGACAGTATCTGGAGTACGTAGCGGATTCGCGCGTGGTGCGGCTGGGAATGAAGCCGATCTTCGGCTCAAAGAACCCGTTTGCGTTTATGGAGCTGCAAGATGTGCAGGAGCTGGCGAACTTCTTCGAGCGTCGAGTCTCTGCCTATCAGGTTGCGGTTGCCGGCGAAGTCGCCTTTCACGACGACTTTTAG